The proteins below come from a single Bactrocera tryoni isolate S06 unplaced genomic scaffold, CSIRO_BtryS06_freeze2 scaffold_25, whole genome shotgun sequence genomic window:
- the LOC120780409 gene encoding uncharacterized protein LOC120780409, with product MSGVDPFKKASRLARSPVKVLSAQRPVRSKSSPPTLQKNTPILEEAQSQRDHMNQLGDMIQKLTDMMHPPQRTINNPMRELLTEISKYRAQDDHIRQREANIGRRVAMEQTTAEVTPKRPRDKQIKRRTPPKRTKTTHDEPSVKAGESRNLGGGEKDASREETWITIPSKAQKNKNKKKENAVPRLRPEAIVIAKTGDMSYADMLRAVKQNENLQVLGENVSRIKKTAKGEILLELKKAQTGSTKEYREEIVKILGDQAQIRSLTQEITVEVRDLDDITTKEDIAQAIRSEFEELRLFSVECIKSIRHAYAGTQKAIISLHAQEAKHLLAAQKIKIGWSICRIREKAQLKKCFRCFEYGHVAKACSNPEDRSKCCIKCGEEGHFAKDCVNNPSCKACKHSGSTNIDHQIGSRKCPIYTAALKKPKR from the coding sequence ATGTCAGGAGTAGACCCCTTTAAAAAAGCCTCGCGTTTGGCTAGATCGCCAGTGAAGGTGCTCTCCGCACAAAGACCAGTGAGGTCGAAATCATCACCTCCAACGCTGCAGAAGAACACCCCGATATTGGAAGAAGCACAGTCGCAACGTGATCATATGAATCAACTTGGAGATATGATACAAAAGCTAACGGATATGATGCATCCGCCACAGCGCACTATCAACAATCCCATGAGGGAACTGCTTACCGAAATATCGAAATACCGTGCACAAGACGACCATATTCGACAAAGGGAAGCTAACATAGGAAGAAGAGTAGCTATGGAACAGACGACTGCTGAAGTCACACCGAAAAGACCACGTGACAAGCAGATAAAGCGACGAACCCCTCCAAAAAGGACTAAAACAACGCATGACGAACCAAGTGTGAAAGCAGGAGAAAGCAGAAATCTCGGGGGAGGAGAAAAGGACGCGTCAAGGGAAGAAACCTGGATCACGATACCAAGTAAagcccaaaaaaataaaaacaagaagaagGAAAACGCCGTACCACGCCTTCGACCAGAAGCAATAGTTATCGCAAAAACCGGTGACATGTCTTACGCAGACATGCTTCGGGCGGTTAAGCAGAATGAAAATCTGCAAGTGCTTGGGGAAAATGTCTCACGAATTAAAAAGACAGCTAAAGGTGAGATACTGTTGGAGCTAAAGAAAGCGCAGACAGGAAGTACTAAGGAATATAGAGAGGAGATAGTGAAGATACTAGGAGATCAGGCACAAATAAGATCTCTAACACAAGAAATTACAGTGGAAGTGCGAGACTTGGACGATATAACGACGAAAGAGGATATAGCACAGGCAATTCGTTCAGAATTTGAAGAGCTGCGTCTATTTAGTGTAGAATGCATTAAAAGCATCAGACATGCATATGCAGGCACGCAAAAAGCTATCATAAGCCTTCATGCACAGGAAGCAAAGCACCTACTGGCAGCACAAAAGATAAAAATCGGCTGGTCAATCTGCAGAATCAGGGAAAAAGCGCAGCTGAAGAAATGCTTCAGATGTTTTGAGTATGGACATGTGGCGAAAGCATGCAGCAACCCAGAAGACAGGAGCAAGTGCTGTATTAAATGCGGTGAGGAGGGTCATTTCGCCAAAGATTGTGTTAACAATCCTTCCTGCAAGGCATGTAAACACAGTGGAAGCACAAACATAGACCATCAGATAGGAAGCCGGAAATGCCCCATATATACAGCAGCGCTCAAAAAACCTAAaagatga